A segment of the Arachis hypogaea cultivar Tifrunner chromosome 5, arahy.Tifrunner.gnm2.J5K5, whole genome shotgun sequence genome:
ccaaaattaaatttttataacatgagatgtttattatctctgatagtataggtgatgtttattttattcataaaccaaagatttaacccgttgtacacattgtacgtttaggccattggctccctagcactacTCGAATGAATTTGGTCTTTAGCAATGAATTCggcattgttgttgttaaagttgtattattgttaaagaagaagaacaaaaacgcTGAAAAGAGGaggtgaaaaaaaagagaaaagagaaagaagaggacATTATGATAAATGTGCGGTTTTTTATGGTAAATGTTATTggggacttaattacaaaaattatattttgtacaaagatttaattataaacttttaaagtatagaaactaatttataattttagtaaaaatataaaagttaatggtgcaatttaacttttaaataacaattaataaaaatttaattataaatttttatctaatataaaaatttaattataattttttaaattttaaaagtttaattaaaattttgatcattataaagactaataaaataattaaattttattgttattgttgttgtggtCGTTGTTTGATAGATCACCTTTTCTTCTCGAGCATAATGAAACCATTACTCCCCCAAGCCTTGTAATTTATATGGTATATACTGTATACGTCCAATTCATAAAATTgataaaagcaaaaaaaaaaaaaaaatcaatagaaCCCAAGTAAAAGGGGACTTGAGTCTGGAGACCTTTCATTAGTATGGGGGGTGTTGGAAACAGAGGACTATTTCCACAGAGTTAGCAAACTCCCTCAAACTTCGACAACAGCGACAGTGCGAATCTCTAAAATTAAAATGTTGTCATCCTCAACCTCAAGGATCACTTTCATTTTTAGGTATTCTCTTCTTCAAATCCCTAATTTTCTTTCCTTCCCTTCCTCTTCATCCCTTCACTCTCATTCTGAGCCCCCATCCCTTCGCCAAGTTGATGAAGCTGTTGATTCCTTCACTCGCATGCTCTCTATGCGTCGCCCTCCGTCCATCATCCAATTCACCAAGATTTTGGGATCTCTTGCCAAGACCAACCATTTTCCTACCAACCTTAATCAATGGGCTCTGTAAGACCGGACACACATCAGCTGCTATTCAAGTGTTGAGAAACATCCCACGGTATGGCATTGCTCCTAATGTCTTCATGTACAGCGCAATTATTGATAGCCTCTGTAAGGATACACTTGTAAGTCAGGCTTTTCATTTATTCTCTGAAATGCTTGCTAAGGGAATTTCTCCCAATGTTATCACATACAGTTCTCTCATTTTTGGATTGTGTCTTGAGGGTCAATATAAGGAAGCCATTGATTTGTTAAGTGATATGGGGCTTAGAAACATTACTCCAAATGTTCGTACCTATAGTATTTTGATCGATGGGCTATGCAAGGAAGGAAAGATCAAAGATGCTAAGAGTGTATTGGCTGTAATGGCAAAACATGGTGTGAAACCAGATGTGGTTACTTATAACAGCTTAATGGACGGATATTGTTTGGTTAATCAGGTAAATAAGGCAAAATATATATTCAACACAATGGCCCAAATTAGAGTGTCACCCAATGTTCGAAGTTACAGTATCATGATTAATGGCTTCTGCAAAAGTAAAATGGTCGATGAAGCCTTGAATCTCTTTGAAGAAATGCGTCGCAAGAACTTGGTTCCAGACACGGTAACTTACAGCACTCTTATTGATGGCTTGAGCAAATCGAAGAGAATCTCCCGTGCTTTGGAGCTTCTTATCGAGATGCATCATAGAGGTCAACCCGCTAATGTAGTCACTTACAATTCGTTGTTAGATGGGATGTTCAAAAACCAACAACCTAACGAGGCATTTATGTTATTCAATCAAATGAAAGAGTCTGCCATTGATCTCGATATATTCACTTACAATATACTTATAGATGGCCTATGCAAAGGTGGAAGACTTATAGATGCAAAAGAGATTTTTCAAGATCTTTCCTTTAAAGGCTATCGTCCAAATGTGAGGACATACAATATTATTATCAATGGGCTCTGCAAAGAGGGCTTGTTTGAAGAAGCATTGGCACTCTTGTTAAAAATGGAAGGCAATGGTTGCTTACCAGATGCTGTGACTTTTGAAACTGTTATCCGTGCTTTgtttgaaaaaaatgagaatgacATGGCTGAGAAACTTCTTCGGGAAATGGTTGCTAGAGGCTTATTGAATTGATAAAAGAAGGTAAGATACATCAACTCAAATTGAAATTACATCTCATTGTTGCTGAATATGTATCATAGTTTTGTAAATTCTGTGTCTGTTGGGTCAGAGGACTTTGGCAATGCCATGACATCAATATAATTCTGTTATTCTGTTGTGCAACTTATTTTTCCGTAACTTTGTAgggaccaaatatatatatatcaaactaATTCCTATGACTGTTTTATCATAAGCAACCATTAGCTATTGTTTATTTGATTGAATCCTCTGGGAATTGTTGTAAAAGCAAATTTAAGTAGGTAATAAGGATTTATTCTCAGGCTATATAGTTTTCACTTCCATCTTAAAAATAAACCCACCTTCAAAAATGCATGTCCCCTTTTCTCATCAACCTAAGCAACATCGAGTCAAGGTTAATATGGTTCATTTATCTCAAAATTTTTTGCCATTTTCTTAAATAATGCTACTCAGTTGTATTGCTTGGAAATTGCTTCTGTTGAAAATATGTACATTATGAAGTAATTTTTCGGTGAATGTTTTCTGTTAATTCTTAGATAAATTACCTCGTTATTTCTTGTGTAGACATTATTCTATTGTCTCTGTTTATTAGCATTTTGAAAAAAGTTACTAGCTTGGAGTTTTGTTTTGTGGTGTTTGAGATGGgaatgttaaaacttaaaagtgaaACAATATAGAATTCTTTGGAATTGCAGTTGATTTTATTTGGTAAATCTATTTGCATAAttattgcatttatttatttattatttattttcaattagaTGTTGGACTATGATATAGCTTTATTGCTGAATATTTCATATTATGAAACTGCTTTTGATCTTGTACTGGTGGTTGACTTAGGTTGAGGCTTGACATGGCTTTCATCCTTGTGTTTCTTCTCAAAGGTAGAATTTCAtttcatgaaaattaagatttggGTCCACGATGGACCACTTACAAGACTAAAAGAGAGATTTCCCAACGAAACTTATCTAAATCAGGAAACAACATTGAAAGGGAAGGAAAGAGTAAAGTGAAAACTTCTTCTTCAGACATTTCTCATCTTCTTTGCATTCCTCAGTCAAGCAAGCATGCTTGGAATTCTGATTCACTCCTTCTGACTCGTTCAAGGACACAAGCCTTATCGAACTCTTCACCGGCAAACATGAATCTGTTGCGAGCCTTCCATATCTCCCACATCAGGTTTGCAGCTTCTCTCTATTTCTTCACGCCATTTCTGCTTCTTTTCAATTTCTCAGTTAACTCCATCCACCGTTGCCATACTTCTTGGTCCATTTGACTTCCAGGGACTCCAATTTCGGATCTGAGCCAAGTGGACCATGACTGACCACAGCTAATTATGCAGTGTTGGACTGTTTCTTCCATCGCGACACACCTTCGACAGGTTGGGGGTATTGTTCTGATTCTTCCATGGAGTTGTTGGTTCACTGGCAATCCCTTGTGCATTACTTTCCAGAGGAAGATTCTTATTTTCGGTTGCACTTTCAGGTCCCAAATAGAAGTCTAGAGCTTCTTCTGCTGGCAGTGGAGTGGCATCAGCTCGAGTGGAGGGTGGTAGAACTAGTGTGCCAGTAAATATCCTGAAGCCACAGTGTAGCAACCCTTTTTCTCCCTTGGCCAGGTAACTGAATCATCCCCTTCCCCAATTTCAGTTTGTAAAATATTCTGTGCAATATCTGTACTGAATTGTTCTGCAATGAGCTGTTAGTTCCATTGCTTGTTTTCGTTTAGGAGTTGATTAACCCAAATTAGTTGTGAGTTAGTAGGAATTAACATCTGAGTAGATAATGCTTGTTGATTTTTGATCCAAGAGTCCTCCATTTACATATGGGTAAATACCAATCTACCatgttatatgtataaatttaacTGGCTTTTGGCCCCTTCGGAATCAATTATGAGACACTAGAGTTCTTCTAAACTAATTTGGTTTCTAGTTGAACCCATACTCACTAGATTTTAAACTTCAAAAATCACTTCATCTCAAACGGATGAAATATTGCTGTTGCTATAAGCTTTGCAAAGCCAATCTTTGCATTATAATTTGGTTCTTCATTTATATACTTCCATTCTAACTTTGTGTGGTGCGTGCTGCATAAAACAGTTTTAGACTTAAGCAAACAGTACTCCAAACATTTGATACTGCAAAGGGAATAATTTTGTTTTATGGTGAGAGTATATGATATGCAATGTGTTTTGGATATTGCAATTTGCAAGTTCATCAAGAACAAGATGGCTGTGTCATCAAGAGTTGTTTGAGACTCTACAGGAAGGGAAAATTTTAATATAGTTAACCAATTCTTTGTTCATTTTCACTGACATACAAAATGGGAGCTCAAGTTGAAtagtaacttttaatttttttttttcagttttcgttATGCAATCTACAATGCAGTTCTTTTCAGGTTTTACCATTTGTAGGCATAGGTAATTTAACTTTTGTTATGTCATTAAAAAGTTGCGATTCTACCTTGGAGCAGAAGAAAAAATGGTTAACTATATTAAAACTTTTGGTGCTGGTAATTGTTGGCGCTATAAATTGTGACCGCTAGTATATTTTATATGTAGTATTTATTATGAaatgtaaatataaaatttactaatattatatgataattttttttgtcaatattatatgataatttattatttattgttaattttctaGTATTAGTTCCTGCAAAATATCATAGGTTAAGTTTCACCTAATCAATTTATAAGAAGTTATTATATTGTACAtgtaactaatttttatattattgaatttgatttatattgtttattattgtcttatatattattgaatttgaattaaattaataataatttcatGTGACTTCATATATAGTCTAGTTAATACAATATATTTAGAAAGTAGAAACAGATATTACAGTAAAAGACATGAATGACTAATATATTTCTAGTCATGAGAACACGATACTCAAGTGTTTTTCTTCTCTACCACCTCAATACATCAAATCTATTAAAATCTTTGGTTACATCATCTTCTAAATACCTATCTATCTCATTCTTATTGAGTTTACTTGGCTTAATTTTCTATGTTTGCTTCCATTTTCTCAAAGGATCTTTAATCATATTGCTATCATTTTCacttatttttaaactaaaatttggtTCAATATATGAAGAAAAATTTGCATTTTAAGTGTTCGCTAATTTTGCCTCCAAATACTAATTTTCCCTGCACATATCCTTCCAATTCTTAATTTTCGATCATCATTCTATCATAATTTCTctccaaataattttttttaccaccATCATTCAACGATGGTGAACACTTTCAGGACTCCAATAATAGTACTACACCTCCAGCATCTTTGGACATTTTTTGTTCTTCTCAAATTTAATACTCATGCTTTACTTTAAAATTTGAGTGAACTATCAATCTGATCGCTATCCATTTCTTAGAATGATAATGTGATCCCTTAAAAAAAATACGATCCACTTCAGTCCTTATTCTTTATTTCGTGAGACAATGCGGTCCTTGTAACCGTTTCTTCTTGAATTCTGAACGGAAAATATTGACGTGTCAGATTTAAAAATAGACAAAGAtttaattgtttttaaatttaaattggttaggggtttatttgtctttatgttttaaatggtattttttttaaattatttttttatttattatattaatattctttttcaataaattattgaatatatgatataataaatacaaactaattaataaattatttaaatttaaaaatatcatttatattgaaattaaataaataattctcaaatataattttaaatatataaataataaacattaaaaaacggttaatacattaataatgatCCTATGATGTTAGGATTATTAATTTAAtgcaaaaatatcaaatagaaatatagaattattaatttagtttaaagatataaaaaattaaatttgttattacacagaaaaattttactatatatcaaataatgtgtttATTAGTTTCTactttattgtgaaaattatttagattataatacttaattttgagtaaaatatatgtaaatttaattgaattttaatatagGTAAAATTTTAATCAATCCACATTATTCTTATATTGATAAATCTTCATCAATATATAGCCTTATGACaatatgtattattaatattattgatgcTTTGAGTTTATTGAGTTTCTAAATAgtcttcataatatatatatatatatatatatatatatatatatatatatatatatatatatatatatatatatatatatttcatttagtattagtAGCCTACTCCTAATGTATTTTaggcaaaaatatcaaataaaattattaatttaatttagagaaataaaaaatcaaagttgttattactcaaaaaaaattattatatatcaaataatatgtttattagtttttaatttgttgtgaaaattatctagatcataatactaatagtatatcataggattattattattattaatatattaaccgtattttaatttttattatttatatatttaaaaattatatttgacaattatttatttagtttcataataaataatatttttaaatttgaataatttattaattagtttgtatttattataccatatatttaataatttattgaaaaagaatattaatataatgaataaaaaattaatttgaaaaagatatcgtttaaaaaatatggacaaataaactcttaacaaatttaaatttagaaacaATTAGGTTCTTGTTCACTTTTGAACCTGACACGTCATCATTTTTTGTTTAGACTTGACGAAAAAATAGTTATAAGGACCGCATTGTGTCACTAAATAAAGAACAGGAACCGAAGtggattatttttttttgagAGATGGCGTTGTCGTTCTGAAAAACGGACATGACCAGATTGATAATTCACTCTTAAAATTATTTGTTTggtaaatttttatttcaaaagtcAATTACATCAGTTTTTGTCAACGTGACTTACTCGGCCATCATAACTTATACATGTTATGTAATTTTTGTCATTATAGTACAAATTCTATATTATTATTTCTATcgtatttgttatatatataagggtatttaaataattttttttttataaaaaagtcaCATTCACGTAGAGCagaaatttcaatttctgtctcccgaTTCTATTTATTTGGCGGGGTGAATCCTCATCTCCGTGAAAATTTTACGTGCGGATACCCGTTAGCCTTCAGTCACAGATAATCCCAGCAAATATTTACGGATGCAACTTTTTTTGGTCGAATATACAACTGTATAACGATTTAACTAGTTAGATTGTTATAGAATTTATGTTTAAGGATACTATCTTCTTCCAATTCTGCAGAATCTATTCTGCTTTCTTTGTCTCAAAAAATGTTAATATATTGAAGATACTATAATATGGCAAAATGATCAAAGAATTAAAAAATCATTGAATTGCTCTATGATAGCTCTAAGTATATGTGTTTTGGTTGCAATTGATGACGTGAAATCTCATAATATATTCTCATCGAAGCAAGCAAGCAAGCCCCCatcccaataataataataataataataaaatttcagCATCAAATAAACAAAGATTCATATACATGAATTTTGTTGGACTATTAATCTAAAATAGAGTAGCagccaacaaaataaaaaagcttGCAACACCAAATCGAATGAGCCTTGTTGCACTTGATAACAACTAATgaatatctaattataaatttttatctaatataagaatttaattataagTTGATTTGTCAATATTGTTTGATagcttttttaatataaataaacaatTATCAAGAggcataaacaaaaattaactCTAATTAATTGTTAGAGTATGAATATTGTCTAAGTataaattttttagtatattattttttagtataatattaaatatttttggtcTTTCACTTTACCCGAAAAAATATATAGAATTGAATAAAATTTTACAAATAGGTATATATTAAGTGTACCAACAAAATTTTGGCAAGTGTGATGCTAACCACTTCAAACACACTAATTCgacctattttaatattatattactcAACAAATTCTCTAAATCATAAACCTTAAAATTATTTATCGACACTATACTTTTCTAAGAGTAACAtgtccttttattgttattattattatatttaattattgtaTTGGTATTtgtaatttcatcaaatttttactttaaattaatttaaaagtttataattaaattcatatactagattaaaattttcaatgagatcatctctatttttttggttaaaaaatactatttattttaaaaataaatattttagaattattatatttttttaaataatgactaataaaaatttatattataaatttttatttaatataaaaatttaattataattttttaaattctaaagacttaattaaaaatttaatttaagtataaagactaacaaaataattaatttattattattattatgattgatGAAATGAAACCATTACTCCCCCAAGCCTTATAATTTATTTGGTATCTAGGTCCAATTCATAAAGTTGATAaggaaaa
Coding sequences within it:
- the LOC114927701 gene encoding uncharacterized protein, with the translated sequence MKLLIPSLACSLCVALRPSSNSPRFWDLLPRPTIFLPTLINGLCKTGHTSAAIQVLRNIPRYGIAPNVFMYSAIIDSLCKDTLVSQAFHLFSEMLAKGISPNVITYSSLIFGLCLEGQYKEAIDLLSDMGLRNITPNVRTYSILIDGLCKEGKIKDAKSVLAVMAKHGVKPDVVTYNSLMDGYCLVNQVNKAKYIFNTMAQIRVSPNVRSYSIMINGFCKSKMVDEALNLFEEMRRKNLVPDTVTYSTLIDGLSKSKRISRALELLIEMHHRGQPANVVTYNSLLDGMFKNQQPNEAFMLFNQMKESAIDLDIFTYNILIDGLCKGGRLIDAKEIFQDLSFKGYRPNVRTYNIIINGLCKEGLFEEALALLLKMEGNGCLPDAVTFETVIRALFEKNENDMAEKLLREMVARGLLN